A region from the Lysobacter sp. BMK333-48F3 genome encodes:
- a CDS encoding lipase family protein, translating to MPTAPASAQPTLDPSLTLALAAASRAAYLAYQQQPYDCPAGYSYLDAWTGWDAFLCEGREEAFGLVFRSDSDPGTLILAFRGTDSDMDVYEDVHILTRDFQPFSGSLSPPPQVASGFYGIYADRGEMAQSMREQLFALLKKYAPSHLHVTGHSLGAALSQLFSLDLALSRPMSATNLNFSSPMVGTASWQAIYAQTIADDASIRVYNYWDYVPSVPPAELGYAAVGSGFRTAFYVLGEWFPHELSRHSLVNLTTVLGNALARTPQQWAGKFADFVEPDWTMLSTLPPGGGTVDWASKIGEQMQFERSLREPG from the coding sequence ACGCTCGATCCCTCGTTGACGCTCGCCCTGGCCGCCGCCTCGCGCGCGGCCTACCTGGCCTACCAGCAGCAGCCCTACGACTGCCCGGCCGGCTATTCCTATCTCGACGCCTGGACCGGCTGGGATGCGTTCCTGTGCGAAGGCCGCGAAGAAGCCTTCGGCCTGGTGTTCCGCTCCGACAGCGACCCGGGCACGCTGATCCTGGCGTTTCGCGGCACCGACTCGGACATGGACGTGTACGAGGACGTGCATATCCTGACCCGCGACTTCCAGCCCTTCAGCGGATCGCTGTCGCCGCCGCCGCAGGTCGCCTCCGGCTTCTACGGCATCTACGCCGATCGCGGCGAGATGGCCCAGTCGATGCGCGAGCAGTTGTTCGCCCTGCTCAAGAAGTACGCGCCTAGCCACCTGCACGTGACCGGGCACAGCCTTGGCGCGGCGTTGAGCCAGCTGTTCTCGCTCGACCTGGCGTTGAGCCGGCCGATGTCGGCGACCAACCTCAACTTCTCCAGCCCGATGGTCGGCACCGCCAGCTGGCAGGCGATCTACGCCCAGACCATCGCTGACGACGCCAGCATCCGGGTCTACAACTACTGGGACTACGTGCCCTCGGTGCCGCCGGCCGAACTCGGCTATGCCGCGGTCGGCAGCGGTTTCCGCACCGCGTTCTACGTGCTCGGCGAGTGGTTCCCGCACGAGCTCTCGCGCCACTCCCTGGTCAACCTGACCACCGTGCTGGGCAACGCCCTGGCGCGCACGCCGCAGCAATGGGCGGGCAAGTTCGCCGACTTCGTCGAGCCGGACTGGACCATGCTCAGCACCCTGCCGCCGGGCGGCGGCACGGTCGATTGGGCGAGCAAGATCGGCGAGCAGATGCAGTTCGAACGCAGTCTGCGCGAGCCGGGTTGA
- a CDS encoding DUF333 domain-containing protein: MTVSYRLIALSLLCLGAAACASHEAKPAAGEAKIGMANPASVHCTEQGGKLEIRTGKDGGQYGVCTLPDGRVCEEWALFRDQKCELPAQ; the protein is encoded by the coding sequence ATGACCGTCTCTTACCGCCTGATCGCCCTATCCCTGCTTTGCCTGGGCGCCGCCGCCTGCGCCAGCCACGAGGCCAAACCCGCCGCCGGCGAAGCCAAGATCGGCATGGCCAACCCGGCGTCCGTCCATTGCACCGAGCAGGGCGGCAAGCTGGAGATCCGCACCGGCAAGGACGGTGGCCAGTACGGCGTGTGCACGCTGCCCGACGGTCGGGTCTGCGAAGAGTGGGCGCTGTTCCGCGACCAGAAGTGCGAGCTGCCGGCGCAGTAA
- a CDS encoding DUF1570 domain-containing protein: protein MLLNQGCTRTPAPPPAPAARPASDAAAAWMAAARRHRTEHYLIATTAAPAQAAQVGEAVERLHRAYGRHFAGLFDAGRPRAPLSLVLYRDRGEFVANNRSHAWAEAYYRPPHCYAYFAGEGPNPHHWMLHEATHQLNREVAGWTRLPKWINEGVASYFGASRIEAGTLLPGSVDPNAYPIWWLTDTPFSGSLQRDIAERRVIGLRQLMTDTGPDIGAHLNLYYIEYWSLSHFLFHGQDGRYADAYRCLIAGGGGDLAEFERRIGPLERIEREWYSYLQWLQAEQAIVENPALLAPPAANG, encoded by the coding sequence TTGTTGCTCAACCAAGGCTGCACCCGCACGCCCGCGCCGCCGCCCGCGCCGGCCGCGCGGCCGGCCAGCGACGCGGCCGCGGCCTGGATGGCAGCTGCGCGCCGTCACCGCACCGAGCATTACCTGATCGCCACCACCGCCGCGCCGGCGCAGGCGGCGCAGGTCGGCGAGGCGGTGGAGCGCCTGCATCGCGCCTATGGCCGCCATTTCGCCGGCTTGTTCGATGCGGGCCGGCCGCGCGCGCCGTTGAGCCTGGTGCTGTATCGCGACCGCGGCGAGTTCGTCGCCAACAACCGCAGCCATGCCTGGGCCGAGGCCTATTACCGGCCGCCGCACTGTTACGCCTATTTCGCCGGCGAGGGGCCGAACCCGCATCACTGGATGCTGCACGAGGCCACCCACCAGCTCAATCGCGAAGTCGCCGGCTGGACCCGGCTGCCGAAGTGGATCAACGAGGGCGTGGCGAGCTACTTCGGCGCCAGCCGGATCGAGGCCGGGACCTTGCTGCCCGGCAGCGTCGATCCGAACGCGTATCCGATCTGGTGGCTGACCGACACGCCGTTCAGCGGCAGTCTGCAGCGCGATATCGCCGAGCGACGGGTGATCGGGCTGCGCCAGCTGATGACCGACACCGGGCCGGACATCGGCGCGCATCTGAACCTGTACTACATCGAGTACTGGAGCCTCAGCCATTTCCTGTTCCACGGCCAGGACGGACGCTATGCCGACGCCTACCGGTGCCTGATCGCCGGCGGTGGCGGCGACCTGGCCGAGTTCGAGCGCCGGATCGGCCCGCTGGAGCGGATCGAACGCGAGTGGTACAGCTATCTGCAGTGGCTGCAGGCCGAACAGGCGATCGTCGAAAATCCGGCGTTGCTGGCGCCGCCGGCCGCGAACGGTTGA